The Naumannella cuiyingiana DNA window ACCGTCAGGGGTCCGCTGATCACGCCCCGGCCACCGCAGGGCAACCCGCCGGTGCTGGTGCGCTCCGGCGTACCCGACCCCGCCGCCGAACTGGCCGATGTGGTGACCGGCGATACCGGCCCGGCCGGCGCGCCGCGGCTGGCAGAACTCGAGGTGACGGTCGACGTGCGGGGCTCGCGGGCGCGCGCCCGGGCGGCGGAGCTGGCCGCGGCGTCCGCCGCCGAGACCGCCCCCGCCGACCGACCGCGCTTCGTCGGGTCCGCCGCGGACCTCGCGACGCGGATCGGCGAACTGGCCGGCGACTTCGATGGCGTCCTGCTCCGGCCCGCCGTGACCGCGCTCGACGTGCCGGTGATCACCGGCGTGGTCGTGCCCGACCTGATCGAGCGCGGCGTCCTGCACCGCACCGCGCCGGACCGGTTGCGCAACCGGTTCGGTCTGCCCGCCGCCGCCAACCGTTACGCGGCCTGACGCCGCCCGGCCACGACCCGCCCCGACCGACAGGAGACGATCATGACCGAGCCGACGACGCGCCGCGAGGTACGCCTCGCGGCGCACTTCCCGGGGGTCAACCACCACACCGTGTGGTCGCACCCCGATGCCGGCAGCAACATCGACTTCGCCTCGTTCCGGCACCTCGCCCAGACCGCCGAGCGCGGCCTGTTCGACTTCTTCTTCCTCGCCGAGGGCCTGCGGCTGCGCGAGCGCAAGGGCCTGATCCACGACCTCGACGTCGTCGGCCGGCCCGACACCATCCCGGTGCTGGCCGCGCTCGCTGCGGTGACCGAGCGGCTGGGGCTGATCGGCACGATCAACGCGACCTTCAACGAGCCCGACCAACTGGCCAAGGAATTCGCCAGCCTCGACCTGCTCAGCGACGGGCGCGCCGGCTGGAACGTGGTCACCTCCTCCGACGCGTTCACCGGCGAGAACTTCCGCCGCGGCGGCTATCTCGACGCCGCCGATCGCTACGTCCGCGCCGCCGACCTGGTCGCCGCCGCCCGCCAGCTCTGGGACAGTTGGGACGACGACCCGATCGACCCGTTCGGCAAGGCGCTGCTGCGCGAGGGCGCCGTGCGCGACTTCTCGCGTACCTCCGAACAGTTCGACATCGCCGGCACCTTCGGCACGCCCCGCCCGGCCCAGGGGCACCCGGTCATCCTGCAGGCCGGCGACTCCGCCGACGGCCGCGACTTCGGCGCCCGGACGGCGGACGCGATCTTCGCGCGCTGGTGGGAGACGCCGGAGAAGCGCCGCGAGTCGTTCGCCGACTTCAAGCGCCGCGCGGCCTCCTTCGGTCGCGGCCCGGACGAGTTGTTGATCTTCCCCGGCGTCAGTTTCGCCCTCGGCGACACCGAGCAGGAGGCGCGCGAGAACGATCGGGAGATCCGGCGCGGCCAGATCACCCCGCAGACCGCGATCGCCCTGCTCGAACACGTCTGGAACCGCGACCTGTCCGGCTACGACCCGGACGGTCCGCTGCCCGCCATCGAGCCGGACCGCTCCGAGAAGGCGATCGTCAAGGGCCAGTCCCGCCGCAACGACGCGCCCGACCTCGCCGACCGCTACCGCGCGATCGCCGCCGAGAAGAACCTCAGCATCCGCGAGTTGATCATCGAGGTGCAGGCCAGCCGGACCTTCGTCGGTACGCCGAAGACGGTCGCGCGGGCCCTCGCCGATGCCGTCGACAACGGCGAGGCCGACGGCTACATCCTGGTGCCGCACCTGATCCCCGCCGGGCTGGACGAGTTCGTCGACTCGGTGGTGCCGGAGCTGCAGGACCTCGGCGTCTATCGCACCGAGTATCCGGGGGAGACGCTGCGGGAGAACCTGGGGCTGCGCCCCGCCGGCGCCCAGCCGGTCGCCGATCCCGCCTCGCACCGGGTGGCATCGTGACCGCCCGCAGGTACGCCCGCCTCGGGCTGGCGGCCCTCGGGGCAGGACTGGCGCTCGCGCTCACCGCCTGCGGGGGCGCGGGCGGCAATCCCGCCGGGGACACGCCCTCGGAGTTCCGGTTCGCGCTCGCTTCGGACCCCGGCTGCCTGAACCCGCGGGTGGCGGGCAACAACGACGCGGCGTACCCGTCGCGACAGTTGGTCGACTCGCTGACCGACCAGGATCCCGAGACGGGCGAGATCGTTCCCTGGCTGGCCGAATCGTTCACCCAGTCCGACGACGCCAAGGAGTTCACGTTCAAGCTCCGGCCGGGGGTGACCTATTCCGACGGCACGCCGGTCGACGCCCGGTCGGTCAAGGACAACTTCGACGAGGTGATCCGCAACGGCGCCAGCCAGGGCACGTCGCTGCAGTTCCTCAGCGGGTACGCCGGCACCGACGTGGTCGACGAGCTGACGGCGCGGGTCCGGTTCCGCGAGCCGAATGCGCAGTTCCTGCAGGCCTCGGCCAGCCACTTCCTCGGCCTGCTCGCGAAGTCCTCGCTGGACACCGACCCGGCCGACCGGTGCGCGGGCAATCTGGTCGGCAGCGGCCCCTTCGTGCTGGAGTCGTACGCGGCGAACAGCGAGGTGGTGGAGACCCGCCGCGCCGACTATGACTGGGGCTCCTCGCTGTGGGCCCGCAAGGGCGCGGCGGCCAGCGACCGGCTGATCTTCCCGATCATCGCCGAGTCCGGGGTCCGGTCCGGCTCGCTGCGCTCCGGCCAGGTCGACGCGATCGGCGGCGTCGCGGCGCAGGACGAGCAGGCCCTGTCCGCCGCCGGTTTCACGCTGCAGTCGCGGCCCAATCCGGGCGTGGTCTTCGGCCTGCGGTTCAACGTGAAGCGCCCGATCACCTCCGACGTGCGGGTCCGCCGGGCCTTCGCCAGGGCGATCGACGCCGGTGCGATCACCTCGGCGGTGCTCAGCCCGAGCTTCCGCGCCGCGAGCAGCCCGATCGCTGCGAACACCCCCGGCTGGGTGGACCTGTCCGAGCAGTTGCGGCCCGACCCGGCCGCCGCGGCGGCCCTGCTGGACGAGGCGGGCTGGCTTACCGGCCCGGACGGCATCCGCGTGAAGGACGGCGAACGGCTGCACCTGGTTGCCTACTGGGGCACCAACTTCAATCCGAACCAGGCGGCGCTGGAGCTGCAGCAACAACAACTGCGCGCCGTGGGCATCGAACTGGAGCTGCGCCAGACCCAGATCGGCAAGCTCAACGAAACCCTCAGCACAGGTGACTTCGACCTGGCCTGGGGCAACTCGACCCGCCCCGATCCCGACATCCTGCGCAACATCTACTGGCAGGACGGGGTGGCGCCCTACGGCATCGAGGACAAGGAGTTGATCAAGGAGTTCACCGCGCTGCAGCGGACCACCGACCGGGCGGCCCGGCTGCGGCATGCCGAGAATGCCCAGCGGATCATCATCGAGCAGGCCTACACCGCGCCGGTGTTCGAGTTGACCACCGTGCTGGGGCTGTCGAAACAGGCCCGCGACGTCCGGTTCGACTCCTACTCCCGGCTGCAGTTGCACGCCGCCCGGGTGGAGTGATCATGGTTCGTCATCTCGCGCTGCGGATCGTCCAGGCACTCGGCGTGCTGTGGGCCGCGTACACGGTCGCGTTCCTGGTCCTGTACGCCCTGCCGGGTGACCCGGCCGCCCTGGTCGCGGCCGGCGGAGACCCGAGCGCATCCACCGCCACTCCCGAACAGATCGCCGAGCTGCGGGCGCGCTACGGCTGGGACCAGCCGGTGCCGGTGCAGTACGTGCAGCACCTCGCCGCGCTCGCCCGCGGCGACCTCGGCAGCTCGCCGCGGACCGGTTCGGTGGCCGCCTCGATCGGGCAGGCGATCTGGCCGACCGCCCAGATCGCGCTGCTCGCCACCGGGCTGAGCCTGCTCGGCGGCGGGGCGCTGGCGCTCGCCGCGACCCGCTTCCGCGTCGGTCCGGTACGCCAACTGCTGCTCGCCCTGCCGCCGCTCGGGGTCTCGGTGCCGAGCTTCTGGCTGGCGCTGATGCTGCTGCAGGTGTTCTCGTTCGGGCTCGGCTGGTTCCCGGCGTTCGGCAACGACGGCGCCGCCAGCCTGGTGCTGCCCGCGATCA harbors:
- a CDS encoding NtaA/DmoA family FMN-dependent monooxygenase (This protein belongs to a clade of FMN-dependent monooxygenases, within a broader family of flavin-dependent oxidoreductases, the luciferase-like monooxygenase (LMM) family, some of whose members use coenzyme F420 rather than FMN.) is translated as MTEPTTRREVRLAAHFPGVNHHTVWSHPDAGSNIDFASFRHLAQTAERGLFDFFFLAEGLRLRERKGLIHDLDVVGRPDTIPVLAALAAVTERLGLIGTINATFNEPDQLAKEFASLDLLSDGRAGWNVVTSSDAFTGENFRRGGYLDAADRYVRAADLVAAARQLWDSWDDDPIDPFGKALLREGAVRDFSRTSEQFDIAGTFGTPRPAQGHPVILQAGDSADGRDFGARTADAIFARWWETPEKRRESFADFKRRAASFGRGPDELLIFPGVSFALGDTEQEARENDREIRRGQITPQTAIALLEHVWNRDLSGYDPDGPLPAIEPDRSEKAIVKGQSRRNDAPDLADRYRAIAAEKNLSIRELIIEVQASRTFVGTPKTVARALADAVDNGEADGYILVPHLIPAGLDEFVDSVVPELQDLGVYRTEYPGETLRENLGLRPAGAQPVADPASHRVAS
- a CDS encoding ABC transporter substrate-binding protein produces the protein MTARRYARLGLAALGAGLALALTACGGAGGNPAGDTPSEFRFALASDPGCLNPRVAGNNDAAYPSRQLVDSLTDQDPETGEIVPWLAESFTQSDDAKEFTFKLRPGVTYSDGTPVDARSVKDNFDEVIRNGASQGTSLQFLSGYAGTDVVDELTARVRFREPNAQFLQASASHFLGLLAKSSLDTDPADRCAGNLVGSGPFVLESYAANSEVVETRRADYDWGSSLWARKGAAASDRLIFPIIAESGVRSGSLRSGQVDAIGGVAAQDEQALSAAGFTLQSRPNPGVVFGLRFNVKRPITSDVRVRRAFARAIDAGAITSAVLSPSFRAASSPIAANTPGWVDLSEQLRPDPAAAAALLDEAGWLTGPDGIRVKDGERLHLVAYWGTNFNPNQAALELQQQQLRAVGIELELRQTQIGKLNETLSTGDFDLAWGNSTRPDPDILRNIYWQDGVAPYGIEDKELIKEFTALQRTTDRAARLRHAENAQRIIIEQAYTAPVFELTTVLGLSKQARDVRFDSYSRLQLHAARVE
- a CDS encoding ABC transporter permease, whose amino-acid sequence is MVRHLALRIVQALGVLWAAYTVAFLVLYALPGDPAALVAAGGDPSASTATPEQIAELRARYGWDQPVPVQYVQHLAALARGDLGSSPRTGSVAASIGQAIWPTAQIALLATGLSLLGGGALALAATRFRVGPVRQLLLALPPLGVSVPSFWLALMLLQVFSFGLGWFPAFGNDGAASLVLPAITLATLGSATVAQVYTRSLDAEAAQPYAETALTKGAGPARVLWHIGRNAALPALAVAGVLAGQFLGGAVVTETVFSRTGLGQLTAMAVATQDIPLTLGIVVLGAATVVVVTLLVDLVQPLLDPRLSLAPVPGGRS